In Candidatus Thorarchaeota archaeon, the DNA window AATATTAGTTATACTTAATAAAAATATCTTGTAACATTGATGTTACTATGTTTTAGTAGGTCAGGGCTTTGTGTGAAAAGTCACCTCCCGTCACACTCCAGGAAGTTGAGCCGCTCGATGTTGTGCAGGAGCACCTTCAGCAGGACCTCGCGACGTTGTTCCCGGAACCCTCGTGAACTCAGGCCGCCTCCGAACCGCACCTTCATCATCCCGAAGACGGTCTCGACCAGACTCCGCTGCCCGTAGGCGTGTCTGGCCTTCCAGCCCTCGGGGTCTCGTCGGTACTCCCTGATCAGCTCCTTATAGCCACGG includes these proteins:
- a CDS encoding IS4/IS5 family transposase, giving the protein RGYKELIREYRRDPEGWKARHAYGQRSLVETVFGMMKVRFGGGLSSRGFREQRREVLLKVLLHNIERLNFLECDGR